From a single Chitinophaga sp. Cy-1792 genomic region:
- a CDS encoding MBL fold metallo-hydrolase, with translation MERRSLLKQLALAGIVTAIPFRKLLASAPLAPTGRPYHQFKLGDLELFTITDGFLHFDHIQPDIAKGVPRKQVDELLVKNFRPVNEMDMSMNILLIKHLNKFIIIDTGVGGSYGKDSGWLQSSLADAGISPDSISDIVISHGHPDHIGGVLTKEGQPAFPNATVHISRIEHDFWMAPTQDFSKSTFENKDLLHTFALATKNTLTTIKPKLRLFEDGDKLFDCIRLEIAPGHTPGHTVTHIFSGGEELAHVADLVHSDVLLFPHPEWGFNGDTDLELAAATRRKVLAALAEKGSKVFAYHLPWPGIGHVRKNGNGFEWVAETYAIPG, from the coding sequence ATGGAAAGAAGAAGCTTATTGAAGCAATTAGCCCTGGCAGGAATAGTAACCGCCATCCCGTTCAGAAAGTTATTGGCATCCGCACCCCTGGCCCCCACAGGCAGACCATATCATCAATTTAAACTTGGAGACCTGGAATTATTCACCATTACAGACGGGTTCCTTCATTTTGATCATATCCAACCCGATATTGCAAAAGGTGTTCCCCGCAAACAGGTGGATGAACTACTGGTGAAGAACTTCCGCCCTGTCAATGAGATGGATATGAGCATGAATATCCTGTTGATCAAACACCTGAATAAATTTATCATTATCGATACCGGCGTTGGTGGTTCATACGGTAAAGATTCCGGTTGGCTGCAATCGTCCCTGGCAGATGCCGGCATCTCCCCGGACAGTATATCCGACATCGTTATATCACATGGTCACCCGGATCATATCGGGGGAGTCCTCACAAAAGAAGGACAACCCGCCTTCCCGAACGCGACCGTCCACATCAGCAGGATTGAACACGATTTCTGGATGGCCCCTACCCAGGACTTCTCCAAATCAACTTTTGAAAATAAAGACCTGCTACACACCTTCGCATTAGCGACCAAAAATACACTGACCACCATCAAACCTAAGCTTCGCCTCTTTGAAGATGGCGACAAGCTGTTTGATTGTATCCGCCTGGAAATAGCTCCGGGTCATACACCCGGACATACGGTAACGCATATATTTTCAGGAGGAGAGGAGCTGGCCCACGTAGCAGACCTGGTCCATTCTGATGTATTACTGTTTCCACACCCGGAATGGGGCTTCAATGGCGACACAGACCTGGAACTCGCAGCGGCTACCCGCAGAAAGGTGCTGGCAGCACTCGCCGAAAAAGGCAGCAAAGTATTTGCCTACCACCTGCCTTGGCCTGGCATCGGTCACGTCAGAAAAAATGGAAATGGATTCGAATGGGTAGCTGAAACCTACGCCATCCCCGGATGA